From the genome of Papaver somniferum cultivar HN1 chromosome 2, ASM357369v1, whole genome shotgun sequence, one region includes:
- the LOC113352822 gene encoding protein FAR1-RELATED SEQUENCE 8-like: MAVVSLDDTEKEAGEKTQNIDEDELYIGKKFETHDDLFSAYKAYAKREGFAVRKRTNRKNEDGIIRNVTYVCNRAGNPVNKTKNIAKPRKSNRCDCKAYVTARLDDEDKWEITQLKLDHNHTFNPRIPMEKNFRSVVNQYGGYDKVDCSEQDCRNALA; this comes from the exons ATGGCGGTGGTCAGTTTAGATGATACTGAGAAGGAAGCGGGTGAAAAGACTCAAAATATTGATGAGGATGAATTGTACATTGGAAAAAAGTTTGAAACACATGATGATTTGTTCAGTGCTTATAAAGCATATGCAAAACGTGAAGGATTTGCGGTTAGAAAAAGAACCAATCGGAAAAATGAAGACGGAATCATAAGAAATGTGACGTATGTTTGTAACCGAGCAGGAAATCCTGTTAacaagactaaaaatatagccaAACCTCGCAAGAGCAACCGTTGTGATTGCAAGGCTTACGTTACTGCAAGATTGGATGATGAAGACAAATGGGAGATTACTCAACTTAAGCTTGATCACAATCATACGTTTAATCCAA GAATTCCAATGGAAAAGAATTTCCGCTCTGTGGTGAATCAGTATGGTGGATATGATAAAGTTGATTGCAGTGAACAAGATTGTAGAAATGCCCTTGCATAA